From the genome of Nomia melanderi isolate GNS246 chromosome 14, iyNomMela1, whole genome shotgun sequence, one region includes:
- the WDR79 gene encoding telomerase Cajal body protein 1 homolog — MENPPKIETLNEITSDMSESLTQETALQEEINTTVLILNESRENEILNEKLEESKLEELQDEHSNTIPTIVQENNTNIKEEVLHCINHICYKWDNSPKLLCETTKDYQPTELCENFTKGCQWSPDGTCLLVPSEDFRLRIYELPQNLYSEKISLNVTPTNITPVLTMKEGGLIYDTCWYPFMNSWEPATCCFLSTSRESPIHLWDAFNGELRATYRAYNQVDEVEASISVQFIDSAREIWAGFKNALRTFEVERPGRQISTIQFKKDFPNVTGLVSCIRENPIMPGLIAFGTYSKYIGLYKNGPLCSFKTGNGVTQIEFSPCGTKLFSAVRRSGEFLCWDLRNPGTVLYSLQGRQSDTNQRIYFNITSDGKQIVSGGIDGSIIIWELLDSTSYTDLNLTHKIKLSTDCINGVSLHNSLPILATSTGQRLCDSDIDYRDNNVRLWYIS, encoded by the exons ATGGAAAATCCTCCaaaaatagaaactttaaatGAGATTACTTCTGATATG tCAGAATCATTGACACAAGAGACAGCATTACAAGAGGAGATAAATACAACAGTATTGATACTTAATGAATCtcgtgaaaatgaaattttaaatgaaaaattggaagaatCTAAATTGGAAGAATTACAAGATGAACATTCCAATACAATTCCAACAATTGTCCAAGAAAATAATACCAATATAAAAGAAGAAGTATTACATTGTATTAATCATATTTGTTATAAATGGGATAATTCACCAAAATTATTATGTGAAACAACAAAAGACTATCAACCTACTGAATTATgtgaaaattttacaaaaggTTGTCAATGGTCCCCTGATGGAACATGTCTGTTAGTACCTTCAGAAGATTTCAGACTTAGAATTTATGAACTTCCTCAAAACTTATATTCTgagaaaatttctttaaatgtaaCACCTACCAACATTACTCCAGTATTAACTATGAAAGAAGGAGGTCTTATATATGATACATGTTGGTATCCTTTTATGAATTCTTGGGAACCTGCAACCTGTTGTTTTCTAAGTACAAGTAGAGAAAGTCCAATACATTTATGGGATGCTTTTAATGGGGAATTACGAGCAACATACAGAGCTTATAACCA aGTTGATGAAGTAGAAGCTTCAATTAGTGTTCAATTTATTGATTCTGCAAGAGAAATATGGGCTGGTTTTAAAAATGCTTTAAGAACTTTTGAAGTGGAACGCCCAGGTCGTCAAATAAGTACTATTCAATTCAAAAAAGATTTTCCAAATGTTACTGGATTAGTTTCCTGTATTCGAGAAAATCCGATCATGCCTGGATTAATTGCTTTTGGTACATATTCTAAATACATTG gtttatataaaaatggaCCACTATGTTCCTTTAAAACAGGAAATGGAGTAACTCAAATTGAATTTAGTCCTTGcggtacaaaattattttcagctGTTAGACGTAGTGGTGAATTTTTATGTTGGGATCTTCGTAATCCAGGCACTGTACTTTATTCACTTCAAGGACGTCAGTCTGATACAAATCAGAGAATATACTTTAACATTACATCTGATGGTAAACAAATAGTGTCAG GTGGAATTGATGGAAGCATTATTATTTGGGAATTACTGGACAGCACAAGTTATACAGATCTTAATTTGACACACAAAATAAAGTTATCTACTGATTGTATTAATGGAGTGAGTTTACATAATAGTTTACCCATACTGGCTACTAGTACAGGACAAAGATTATGCGATAGTGATATAGATTATAGAGATAATAATGTTAGATTGTGGTATATCTCTTGA